In Streptomyces sp. RFCAC02, the following proteins share a genomic window:
- a CDS encoding TSUP family transporter — MSSEWAAAVLGCVVFAGAAVQRLTGVGFALVAVPGLALLLGPASGVALSNCASGAISASGLASTWRGVRPATMLPLVAAAAVTVPVGAWLAVRLPDPVLLTCTGVVVTAAVLLVMRGLRARALRGRGGAVAAGAASGLMNASAGVGGPAVSLYAVNAGWTVREFVPNAQFYGVVVNAFSVTVKGLPHLTGRVWLLAAAGLAAGEVLGRFLAPRTPERAARLTVLLLALGGGLTTLVKGLTSL; from the coding sequence GTGTCGTCCGAGTGGGCCGCCGCCGTACTGGGCTGTGTCGTCTTCGCGGGGGCTGCGGTGCAGCGGCTGACGGGGGTGGGTTTCGCGCTGGTGGCGGTGCCGGGGCTCGCGCTGCTGCTCGGTCCGGCGAGCGGGGTGGCGCTGTCGAACTGCGCGAGCGGCGCGATCAGCGCGTCGGGGCTCGCCTCGACCTGGCGCGGTGTCCGGCCGGCCACGATGCTGCCGCTCGTCGCGGCGGCGGCGGTGACCGTACCGGTCGGCGCGTGGCTCGCCGTGCGTCTGCCGGACCCGGTGCTGCTGACCTGCACGGGCGTGGTGGTGACGGCGGCCGTGCTGCTGGTGATGCGGGGGCTGCGGGCGCGGGCGCTGCGGGGGCGCGGGGGTGCGGTCGCGGCGGGGGCGGCGAGCGGTCTGATGAACGCGTCGGCCGGTGTCGGCGGCCCGGCGGTGTCCCTGTACGCCGTGAACGCCGGCTGGACGGTCCGCGAGTTCGTGCCGAACGCGCAGTTCTACGGCGTCGTCGTGAACGCGTTCTCCGTCACGGTGAAGGGTCTCCCCCACCTCACGGGCCGCGTGTGGCTGCTGGCCGCCGCCGGGCTCGCGGCCGGCGAGGTGCTCGGCCGCTTCCTGGCCCCGCGCACCCCGGAGCGGGCGGCCCGCCTGACCGTGCTGCTCCTGGCGCTCGGCGGCGGGCTCACCACGCTGGTCAAGGGCCTCACCTCGCTGTGA
- a CDS encoding DUF2243 domain-containing protein — MATTPGDSGTEPEAVSLRLPGLLLGVGLGGFVDGILLHQLLQWHHMLTSTDTDSVGVKYYDPDTVSGLEMNTVWDGFFHTVCWLAVLSGLAVLYARVTHGRRHVWTSRVLWGWVLAGWGLFNVVEGIVDHHILGIHHVRGGGSQVWWDIGFLVLGALLIAAGHLLRRGARPVEPAGARRAGRVA, encoded by the coding sequence ATGGCGACCACCCCGGGGGACAGCGGCACGGAACCGGAGGCGGTGAGCCTCCGCCTGCCCGGGCTGCTGCTCGGCGTCGGCCTCGGCGGCTTCGTCGACGGCATCCTGCTGCACCAGCTCCTCCAGTGGCACCACATGCTGACCAGCACCGACACGGACAGCGTCGGCGTGAAGTACTACGACCCCGACACGGTCTCCGGGCTTGAGATGAACACCGTGTGGGACGGCTTCTTCCACACGGTGTGCTGGCTCGCCGTCCTCTCCGGGCTCGCGGTCCTGTACGCCCGCGTCACGCACGGCCGGCGGCACGTGTGGACGTCCCGCGTGCTGTGGGGCTGGGTCCTGGCCGGGTGGGGGCTGTTCAACGTGGTCGAGGGCATCGTGGACCACCACATTTTGGGCATCCATCACGTGCGCGGCGGCGGGAGCCAGGTGTGGTGGGACATCGGGTTCCTCGTCCTCGGGGCGCTGCTGATCGCCGCCGGACACCTGCTGCGGCGCGGCGCCCGTCCCGTCGAGCCCGCCGGGGCGCGCCGTGCGGGGCGGGTCGCCTGA
- a CDS encoding cytochrome c oxidase assembly protein, translating to MDHGTHGHAGGGAAVLPVLLTLLVLLACASGYVLLARRARLRNPARGWSPWRTAAFTGGIALLATALLPPVSSLAHGDFRGHMTQHLLIGMYAPLGLVLGAPVTLLLRTLPAPHGRRLTAVLHSRPARLVTHPAVAVALSTGSLAALYFTPLYGAATVQPLGHWLLHAHFLLSGCLFAHAIAGPDPAPARPGVRTRLVYLGCAIAAHAVVAQLLYGGFWTRVHVPVAELRGGAEIMYYGGDLAELLAAAALVATWRPGRGPVPATPVAPARRRSVRAG from the coding sequence ATGGACCACGGTACGCACGGCCACGCCGGCGGGGGAGCGGCCGTCCTGCCCGTGCTGCTGACGCTCCTCGTGCTCCTCGCCTGCGCGTCCGGCTACGTCCTGCTGGCCCGCCGCGCACGGCTCCGCAACCCGGCGCGCGGCTGGAGCCCGTGGCGGACGGCCGCGTTCACCGGCGGCATCGCCCTGCTGGCCACCGCCCTCCTGCCGCCCGTCTCGTCCCTCGCGCACGGCGACTTCCGCGGCCACATGACCCAGCACCTGCTGATCGGCATGTACGCGCCGCTCGGCCTCGTGCTCGGCGCGCCCGTCACGCTGCTCCTGCGGACCCTGCCCGCGCCGCACGGCCGCCGCCTGACCGCCGTCCTGCACAGCCGGCCCGCCCGGCTCGTCACCCACCCGGCGGTCGCCGTCGCCCTGTCCACGGGCAGCCTCGCCGCGCTCTACTTCACCCCGCTGTACGGCGCGGCCACGGTGCAGCCGCTCGGGCACTGGCTGCTGCACGCCCATTTCCTGCTGTCCGGCTGCCTGTTCGCGCACGCCATCGCGGGTCCGGACCCGGCGCCCGCCCGGCCCGGCGTGCGCACGCGCCTGGTGTACCTCGGCTGCGCCATCGCCGCGCACGCCGTGGTGGCGCAATTGCTGTACGGCGGTTTCTGGACGCGGGTCCACGTGCCCGTCGCCGAGCTGCGGGGCGGCGCGGAGATCATGTACTACGGCGGTGACCTCGCCGAACTCCTCGCCGCCGCCGCCCTCGTCGCGACCTGGCGGCCCGGCCGCGGCCCGGTCCCCGCGACGCCGGTGGCGCCGGCGCGGCGTCGGAGCGTCAGGGCAGGGTGA
- the map gene encoding type I methionyl aminopeptidase, with amino-acid sequence MVEIKTPAGVDAMREAGRVVGQALAAVRAAADVGVSLRELDGAARAVLDEAGATSPFLGYRPSFAPTPFPAVICTSVNDAVVHGIPTDYRLRDGDLIGVDCGAELDGWAGDAAVTFTVGTPREDDAALLEATRRALDAGIAAAVPGNRIGDISHAIGRVADEGGYGVLPDYGGHGIGRRMHEDPSVPNRGRPGRGYPLRPGLVLAIEPMFLAGGLDAYATAPDGWTLRTTDGSRAAHMEHTVAITEDGPRVLTLP; translated from the coding sequence ATGGTGGAGATCAAGACCCCTGCCGGGGTGGACGCGATGCGGGAGGCCGGGCGTGTCGTGGGGCAGGCCCTGGCCGCCGTACGGGCGGCGGCGGACGTCGGCGTGTCGCTGCGGGAGCTGGACGGGGCGGCCCGCGCGGTCCTCGACGAGGCGGGCGCCACGTCCCCGTTCCTCGGCTACCGGCCGTCGTTCGCCCCCACGCCCTTCCCCGCGGTGATCTGCACCTCGGTGAACGACGCCGTCGTCCACGGCATCCCCACGGACTACCGCCTGCGCGACGGGGACCTGATCGGCGTCGACTGCGGCGCCGAGCTCGACGGCTGGGCGGGCGACGCCGCCGTCACGTTCACCGTCGGCACGCCGCGCGAGGACGACGCGGCGCTGCTGGAGGCGACCCGGCGCGCCCTGGACGCCGGCATCGCCGCCGCCGTCCCCGGCAACCGCATCGGCGACATCTCGCACGCCATCGGGCGGGTCGCCGACGAGGGCGGGTACGGCGTCCTGCCGGACTACGGCGGGCACGGCATCGGGCGCCGCATGCACGAGGACCCGTCCGTGCCGAACCGCGGCCGCCCGGGGCGCGGCTACCCGCTGCGCCCCGGCCTGGTGCTCGCGATCGAGCCGATGTTCCTGGCCGGCGGCCTGGACGCGTACGCCACCGCGCCCGACGGCTGGACGCTGCGCACGACCGACGGCAGCCGGGCCGCCCACATGGAGCACACCGTCGCCATCACGGAGGACGGCCCGCGCGTCCTCACCCTGCCCTGA
- a CDS encoding helix-turn-helix transcriptional regulator — protein MVRTPLTPWERERGERFGALLRRARGERSMVEIAAAAGVSAETLRKIETGRAPTPAFFTVAALAGALGLSLDELVAACAPEDERLGEALSA, from the coding sequence ATGGTGAGAACCCCCCTGACCCCGTGGGAGCGCGAGCGCGGCGAGCGCTTCGGCGCGCTGCTGCGCCGGGCACGCGGCGAGCGCAGCATGGTCGAGATCGCGGCGGCCGCCGGAGTGTCGGCGGAGACGCTGCGCAAGATCGAGACGGGCCGGGCGCCGACGCCGGCCTTCTTCACGGTCGCGGCGCTGGCCGGCGCGCTCGGGCTGTCCCTGGACGAGCTGGTGGCGGCGTGCGCGCCGGAGGACGAACGGCTCGGGGAGGCGCTGTCGGCCTGA
- a CDS encoding rhamnogalacturonan lyase — MSPAPGRRHGRGRSRPRGLVTTLLAATLAAAGLAAQPGTAAASADTAAVQDVRPLAQLENLDRGLVSVHTGDGNLVSWRYLASDPDDVAFNLYRGDLKVNSSPITGATNYFHAGAPNYADYRVRPVVNGVEQAFSPHAIQFRPGYYDVPIEPPAGGSVNGSSYTYNANDASVGDLNGDGTLEFVLKWDPSNSKDNSQSGYTGNTIIDAYTLSGERLWRIDLGRNIRSGAHYTQFQVYDYDGDGSAEVAMKTADGTVDGRGTVIGSASADHRNSSGYVLSGPEYLTVFDGETGAALDTVDYVPGRGSVSSWGDSYGNRVDRFLAGTAYLDGDRPSLIMARGYYTRTVIAAWDFRNGQLTRRWTFDTNSSTNVGRGYDGQGSHSLSIGDVDRDGRDEIVYGAMAVDDNGYALWTTRTGHGDAQHLGDFDPNSAGLEYFKVSESSSQPSSLRVNPANGQIVWQTASGSDNGRGVAGDINPNNAGGEFWSAADSTLRGLSGSSVGREPSSVNFLAWWDGDPSRELLDGTHIDKWGSGGDTRLLTGSGVASNNGTKATPALSGDILGDWREEVVWRTSDNRALRIYSTPIETDLRITTLLQDRMYRTGLAWQNTAYNQPPHPSFFLGTGMGTAPRP; from the coding sequence GTGTCCCCTGCACCAGGACGCAGGCACGGGCGCGGTCGCAGCCGCCCCCGGGGTCTGGTCACCACCCTGCTCGCCGCCACGCTCGCCGCCGCCGGCCTCGCCGCCCAGCCCGGTACGGCCGCCGCGAGCGCCGACACCGCCGCCGTCCAGGACGTCCGGCCGCTCGCCCAGCTGGAGAACCTCGACCGCGGCCTCGTCAGCGTGCACACCGGCGACGGCAACCTCGTGAGCTGGCGCTACCTCGCGAGCGACCCGGACGACGTGGCGTTCAACCTCTACCGGGGCGATCTCAAGGTCAACAGCAGCCCCATCACCGGCGCGACCAACTACTTCCACGCCGGCGCGCCCAACTACGCCGACTACCGCGTCCGCCCCGTCGTGAACGGCGTGGAGCAGGCGTTCTCGCCGCACGCCATCCAGTTCCGGCCCGGCTACTACGACGTCCCGATCGAGCCCCCCGCCGGCGGCAGCGTCAACGGATCCAGCTATACGTACAACGCCAACGACGCCTCCGTCGGCGACCTGAACGGCGACGGCACGCTGGAGTTCGTCCTCAAGTGGGACCCGAGCAACTCGAAGGACAACTCCCAGTCCGGCTACACCGGCAACACCATCATCGACGCCTACACCCTCTCCGGCGAGCGGCTGTGGCGCATCGATCTCGGCCGCAACATCCGCTCCGGCGCGCACTACACGCAGTTCCAGGTCTACGACTACGACGGCGACGGGTCCGCCGAAGTGGCGATGAAGACCGCGGACGGCACGGTGGACGGCCGCGGCACGGTCATCGGCAGCGCGAGCGCCGACCACCGCAACTCCAGCGGCTACGTCCTGTCCGGCCCCGAGTACCTCACCGTCTTCGACGGGGAGACGGGCGCCGCCCTCGACACCGTCGACTACGTCCCCGGCCGGGGCAGCGTGTCGTCCTGGGGCGACTCGTACGGCAACCGCGTGGACCGGTTCCTCGCCGGGACCGCCTACCTCGACGGCGACCGCCCCTCCCTCATCATGGCCCGCGGCTACTACACCCGCACCGTGATCGCGGCCTGGGACTTCCGCAACGGGCAGCTCACCCGCCGCTGGACGTTCGACACCAACAGCTCCACGAACGTCGGCCGCGGCTACGACGGGCAGGGCAGCCACAGCCTGTCCATCGGCGACGTGGACCGCGACGGCCGCGACGAGATCGTCTACGGCGCGATGGCCGTCGACGACAACGGCTACGCCCTGTGGACGACGCGCACCGGTCACGGCGACGCCCAGCACCTCGGCGACTTCGACCCGAACAGCGCGGGACTCGAGTACTTCAAGGTGTCCGAGTCGAGCAGCCAACCGTCGTCGCTGCGCGTCAACCCGGCGAACGGGCAGATCGTGTGGCAGACCGCCTCGGGCTCCGACAACGGCCGGGGTGTCGCGGGCGACATCAACCCGAACAACGCCGGGGGCGAGTTCTGGTCGGCGGCCGACTCGACGCTGCGGGGCCTGTCGGGATCCTCGGTGGGCCGCGAGCCGTCGAGCGTCAACTTCCTCGCCTGGTGGGACGGCGACCCGAGCCGTGAGCTGCTCGACGGGACGCACATCGACAAGTGGGGCAGCGGCGGCGACACCCGGCTGCTGACCGGCTCGGGCGTGGCGTCCAACAACGGCACGAAGGCCACTCCGGCGCTCTCCGGCGACATCCTCGGCGACTGGCGCGAGGAGGTCGTGTGGCGCACGAGCGACAACCGCGCGCTGCGCATCTACTCGACGCCGATCGAGACGGACCTGCGCATCACGACGCTGCTGCAGGACCGGATGTACCGGACGGGCCTGGCGTGGCAGAACACGGCCTACAACCAGCCCCCGCACCCGTCGTTCTTCCTCGGCACGGGGATGGGTACGGCGCCGCGTCCCTGA
- a CDS encoding rodlin → MIKKTLATVAIAASAFAVAGAAAAPAMAIGGDEEGTSSVNGNGSDQVYGNTTTGGYMSPNISLVNGSLNKPCIAVPNLQAQNIVGLVNVGLQDVITGDPQQNCTENSTQTDGDDPLSHILSDLSLLSENGVSKH, encoded by the coding sequence GTGATCAAGAAGACGCTCGCCACGGTTGCCATCGCGGCCTCCGCCTTTGCCGTTGCCGGTGCCGCTGCCGCCCCGGCGATGGCGATCGGTGGCGACGAGGAGGGCACCAGCTCGGTCAACGGCAACGGCAGCGACCAGGTCTACGGCAACACCACCACCGGTGGGTACATGAGCCCGAACATCTCCCTGGTCAACGGTTCGCTGAACAAGCCGTGCATCGCCGTTCCGAACCTCCAGGCCCAGAACATCGTCGGCCTGGTCAACGTCGGCCTGCAGGACGTCATCACCGGCGACCCGCAGCAGAACTGCACCGAGAACTCCACGCAGACCGACGGCGACGACCCGCTGTCGCACATCCTCTCGGACCTGTCCCTCCTGTCGGAGAACGGCGTCTCGAAGCACTGA
- a CDS encoding TetR/AcrR family transcriptional regulator, with protein sequence MQDSGKGRPARSGRRGGPRRRMTGTERREQLLDIGRTLFAERGFEGTSVEEIAAKAGVSKPVVYEHFGGKEGLYAVVVDREMSRLLGMVTGALTAGHPRELLEQAAFALLDYIEQFTDGFHILVRDSPVAQSTGTFASLIGDIATKVEDILGHEFKSRGFDAKLAPMYAQALVGMVALTGQWWLNVRRPRKGDVAAHLVNLAWHGLQGLEHDPKLVGRRRT encoded by the coding sequence ATCCAGGACAGCGGCAAGGGCCGACCCGCACGCTCCGGGCGGCGGGGCGGCCCCCGGCGCCGGATGACCGGCACCGAGCGACGGGAACAACTGCTGGACATCGGCCGCACGCTCTTCGCGGAGCGCGGATTCGAGGGCACGTCGGTCGAGGAGATCGCCGCCAAGGCCGGCGTGTCCAAACCGGTCGTCTACGAGCACTTCGGGGGGAAGGAAGGGCTCTACGCGGTCGTGGTGGACCGCGAGATGAGCCGCCTGCTGGGGATGGTCACCGGCGCGCTGACCGCCGGGCATCCACGCGAGCTGCTGGAGCAGGCGGCGTTCGCCCTGCTGGACTACATCGAGCAGTTCACGGACGGCTTCCACATCCTCGTGCGCGACTCGCCGGTGGCGCAGTCGACGGGCACGTTCGCGTCGCTCATCGGCGACATCGCCACCAAGGTCGAGGACATCCTGGGGCACGAGTTCAAGAGCCGCGGTTTCGACGCGAAGCTCGCCCCGATGTACGCGCAGGCGCTCGTCGGCATGGTCGCGCTGACGGGCCAGTGGTGGCTCAACGTGCGGCGCCCCCGCAAGGGCGACGTGGCCGCGCACCTCGTGAACCTGGCGTGGCACGGCCTCCAGGGCCTCGAACACGACCCGAAGCTCGTCGGCCGCCGCAGGACGTAG
- a CDS encoding fatty acid desaturase, with product MTSSPESAVTAPPDGPQAPAGEPVPVSGDETALPTATLGGEQRTSVEQVALLLFIVVPFIALVAAVPLAWGWGVSWLDLGLMTAFYFLGCHGITIGFHRHFTHSAFKARRPMRIALAIAGSLAVEGPLVRWVADHRKHHQHSDAEGDPHSPWRYGETLPALLKGLWWAHMAWMFDTEHTDQRKYAPDLIKDPDIRRISRQFVLWTVVSIAAPAAIGGLVTWSWQGAATALFWGSLVRIALLHHVTWSINSICHAVGKRPFRSRDRSGNVWWLAVLSCGESWHNLHHADPTCARHGVDRWQLDSSARLIRWFEKAGWVYDVRWPKQSRIDAKRNKTTADESGSAVNRKETTASRAA from the coding sequence ATGACTTCTTCCCCTGAATCGGCGGTGACCGCGCCGCCCGACGGGCCGCAGGCACCCGCCGGGGAGCCCGTGCCGGTGTCCGGCGACGAGACCGCGCTGCCGACCGCCACCCTGGGCGGTGAGCAGCGCACGTCGGTGGAGCAGGTGGCGCTGCTGCTGTTCATCGTGGTGCCGTTCATCGCGCTGGTGGCGGCGGTGCCGCTCGCGTGGGGCTGGGGGGTGAGCTGGCTCGACCTCGGGCTGATGACGGCGTTCTACTTCCTCGGCTGCCACGGCATCACGATCGGGTTCCACCGGCACTTCACGCACAGCGCGTTCAAGGCGCGGCGGCCGATGCGGATCGCGCTCGCGATCGCCGGGTCGCTCGCCGTCGAGGGGCCGCTCGTCCGCTGGGTCGCGGACCACCGCAAGCACCACCAGCACTCGGACGCCGAGGGCGATCCGCACTCACCCTGGCGCTACGGGGAGACGCTGCCCGCGCTCCTGAAGGGCCTGTGGTGGGCGCACATGGCCTGGATGTTCGACACCGAGCACACGGACCAGCGCAAGTACGCCCCCGACCTGATCAAGGACCCGGACATCCGGCGGATCTCGCGGCAGTTCGTGCTGTGGACGGTCGTGTCGATCGCGGCGCCGGCGGCGATCGGCGGTCTCGTCACCTGGTCGTGGCAGGGCGCGGCGACGGCGCTGTTCTGGGGCTCGCTGGTACGGATCGCGCTGCTGCACCACGTCACCTGGTCGATCAACTCCATCTGCCACGCGGTGGGGAAGCGGCCCTTCCGGTCGCGCGACCGCTCGGGGAACGTCTGGTGGCTCGCCGTCCTGTCGTGCGGCGAGTCCTGGCACAACCTGCACCACGCCGATCCGACGTGCGCGCGGCACGGCGTCGACCGGTGGCAGCTCGACTCCAGCGCGCGGCTGATCCGCTGGTTCGAGAAGGCCGGCTGGGTGTACGACGTCCGCTGGCCCAAGCAGTCGCGAATCGACGCGAAGCGTAACAAAACGACCGCGGATGAGTCGGGCAGTGCCGTAAACCGGAAGGAAACGACCGCGTCCCGCGCGGCATGA